In the genome of Nymphaea colorata isolate Beijing-Zhang1983 chromosome 9, ASM883128v2, whole genome shotgun sequence, one region contains:
- the LOC116261398 gene encoding short-chain dehydrogenase reductase ATA1: MELNGCKSFYEQRLKGRVAIITGGAKGIGAATAKLFAHNGAHVIIADILDDVGLTLAKQIGARYVHCDVACESDVEAAVDVALTWHGQLDIMLNNAGVEGPSGSIAAMSMKEMKKLVAVNVCGVVHGIKHAARAMMGTKGGCIICTSSSAAVMGGLASHAYSLSKAALLGLVRSAACELGVHGIRVNCISPHGVPSDMLVNAYRKFLGKPDLEADDIQRMVAESGSLLKGRSAAMEDVARASLFLASDDAGFITGHNLVVDGGFTSAHTTLRFIYQ; this comes from the exons ATGGAGTTGAATGGCTGCAAGAGCTTTTATGAGCAAAG ATTGAAGGGGAGAGTTGCCATCATAACAGGGGGCGCTAAGGGCATAGGAGCAGCCACTGCTAAGCTGTTCGCTCATAATGGGGCCCACGTCATCATCGCGGACATCCTCGATGACGTGGGCCTTACTTTGGCTAAACAAATAGGAGCTCGCTACGTGCACTGTGACGTGGCCTGTGAGTCCGACGTGGAGGCCGCGGTCGATGTGGCGCTGACTTGGCACGGCCAGTTGGACATCATGCTCAACAATGCGGGCGTAGAAGGCCCCTCCGGCAGCATTGCGGCCATGAGCatgaaggagatgaagaagctggTGGCCGTGAACGTGTGCGGCGTGGTCCATGGCATTAAGCATGCAGCCCGTGCCATGATGGGGACGAAGGGCGGCTGCATCATCTGCACCTCCAGCTCGGCGGCGGTCATGGGCGGCCTCGCCTCGCATGCCTACAGCCTCTCTAAGGCAGCACTGCTGGGCTTAGTCAGGAGCGCAGCATGTGAACTGGGGGTGCATGGGATACGGGTGAACTGCATTTCGCCGCATGGTGTGCCATCGGACATGCTCGTCAATGCTTACCGGAAATTCCTCGGCAAGCCGGACCTGGAGGCTGATGACATTCAGCGTATGGTCGCGGAGTCCGGCAGCCTTCTCAAGGGCAGGAGTGCGGCCATGGAGGATGTAGCACGGGCGTCGCTCTTCCTAGCTAGCGACGACGCAGGCTTCATCACCGGACACAACTTGGTGGTGGATGGAGGCTTTACTTCTGCTCATACCACACTAAGATTCATATATCAGTAA
- the LOC116261397 gene encoding uncharacterized protein LOC116261397, with protein MKEMNKKKKLPASSPSMAFSPLKSFLLLLLLSFSPITLCSGASPAPAVGNISHVEFAQYFHSYYGQSFKVIKNAIDAKSYLLIQNTSRMAGRVKYCTSRIKSFIVPLSNFSVDTSAFPLSFLELLGQLGSLKAITSNSLSSECILKYYLEGSIQVVNANETQLLSQFPAHFVSKPGDELACNFALFLPAVENTPVQRAEWIKYLGAFYNMEARANSIFTAVKENYACLSTAASNRTTSPKPIAAWLQFNEGIWSFSKDPYKLEYVEAAGGENLDSSISKNTYNVSDPDDNEEFHAILCTLDVVIDETYVPEPETYKVSNFLANVYIEDHSCFAFLSNQSLWRYDKRIINSSTLDWYDGAISQPQLVLADLIEAFFPTGNYNTTYFRNIAKEEGIVNIVPEMCERDASTAMQPTLVRCNGSY; from the exons ATGAAGgagatgaacaagaagaagaagctccCGGCTTCATCTCCATCCATGGCCTTTTCTCCATTGAaatccttcctcctcctcctcctcctctcatTCTCCCCCATAACCTTGTGCTCGGGTGCATCTCCGGCTCCTGCAGTAGGCAACATTTCCCATGTAGAATTTGCTCAATATTTCCACAGTTACTACGGCCAGAGCTTCAAAGTCATAAAAAATGCCATTGATGCTAAGAGCTACCTTCTAATTCAG AACACGTCGAGGATGGCGGGGCGTGTCAAGTACTGCACATCGCGAATCAAATCCTTCATCGTCCCGCTCTCCAACTTCTCCGTCGACACCTCCGCTTTCCCAC TGTCGTTTTTGGAG CTCTTGGGCCAATTGGGGAGCTTGAAGGCCATCACCTCTAACTCGCTATCTTCGGAGTGTATCCTGAAATATTATCTGGAAGGATCGATACAAGTCGTGAATGCCAATGAAACTCAGCTGCTCTCTCAATTTCCTGCGCATTTCGTCAGCAAGCCTGGTGATGAACTTGCGTGTAATTTCGCTTTGTTTCTACCCGCTGTGGAGAACACTCCCGTACAG CGTGCAGAGTGGATCAAGTACTTGGGGGCATTTTACAACATGGAAGCAAGGGCCAATAGCATCTTCACGGCG GTGAAGGAGAACTATGCATGTTTGAGCACAGCTGCATCAAACAGAACGACATCACCAAAACCAATTGCTGCTTGGTTGCAGTTCAATGAG GGGATTTGGTCTTTCTCCAAAGACCCCTACAAACTTGAG TATGTTGAAGCTGCTGGGGGTGAGAACTTGGACAGTTCCATTAGTAAGAACACTTATAATGTCTCAGATCCTGATGATAACGAGGAATTTCATGCAATTTTGTGT ACGCTTGACGTGGTGATAGATGAGACTTATGTTCCAGAACCTGAAACTTACAAAGTCTCCAACTTCTTAGCAAATGTATACATTGAAGACCACAgttgctttgcttttctttccaaCCAAAGTCTTTGGCGATATGACAAGCGGATCATCAATTCTTCCACTCTAG ATTGGTATGATGGTGCAATATCTCAGCCTCAATTGGTCCTGGCAGATCTCATTGAGGCCTTCTTCCCTACTGGCAACTACAATACCACTTACTTCAGGAACATTGCTAAG GAAGAAGGGATCGTGAACATTGTTCCTGAGATGTGTGAGCGGGATGCTTCCACTGCCATGCAACCCACTCTTGTACGCTGCAATGGCTCCTATTGA